In one window of Gossypium hirsutum isolate 1008001.06 chromosome A01, Gossypium_hirsutum_v2.1, whole genome shotgun sequence DNA:
- the LOC121203762 gene encoding G-type lectin S-receptor-like serine/threonine-protein kinase SD1-13, with amino-acid sequence MGKTISCSVLLGLVSCFCLQFGTALDTITPSKSIKDPEFIISQNGIFRLGFFSLANSSNRYVGILYHQISVQTVVWVANRNRPLKDSSGILNISDDGNLVVLNGKTEILWSSNVTNTAPNATTAQLSDLGNLVLSNGDDAGSSLWESFQHPCNVFLQTMKIGVDIKTGRKVELKSWKSIDDPSDGNFSLGFEHINIPELVIRKDNQLYFRTGAWNGNIFIGIVYMYTVNFDGFDVVADNPQQPYYITYEYSNDFRLIYYELDSQGKFIERRWDADKGNWINRYPSHESDCDVYGICGAFGICDSSKRPICSCLKGFKPRNAEEWSRGNWSSGCFRNTPLQCQRDNNNGSGAGQGDDEFLEMQMMKVPTFPYRSLIVNGDCKDECMKNCSCVAYAYDDGIGCMLWSGDLVDVKKLSSLGVDLYIRLPSSELDKGKSRKVIVITTAIAGIVVITISALFLWCRMAKHKGRNKKQKEVKHQICSENIGENSIGVKIQQLPIFNFEELATATNNFNHAEKLGQGGFGPVYKGTLDDGKEIAVKRLSKASVQGLEEFMNEMAVISKLQHRNLVRLFGCCVEGEEKMLVYEYMPNKSLDAFLFDPAKKDVLGWRKRFNIIEGISRGLLYLHRDSRLKIIHRDLKASNILLDEELNPKISDFGMARIFGGNENQANTKRVVGTYGYMSPEYVMRGQFSEKSDVFSFGVLLLEVVSGRRSASFYNDQYGFSLLGYAWKLWREGDICGIVDEVILESETYSKNENEKEIWRCIHVGLLCVQEFAKDRPTMPTIVSMLNSEISDLNTPKQPAFTEAPLLSHDDEDRASFNDVTLTNLDGR; translated from the exons ATGGGAAAAACTATTAGCTGCTCTGTTTTATTAGGTTTAGTATCTTGTTTTTGCTTGCAGTTTGGTACTGCTTTAGATACCATAACACCATCAAAATCCATCAAAGACCCTGAATTTATAATCTCCCAGAATGGTATTTTCCGATTGGGATTCTTCAGCTTGGCTAACTCCAGCAATCGTTATGTAGGGATATTGTACCATCAAATCTCCGTACAAACTGTTGTGTGGGTGGCAAATAGAAACAGGCCTCTCAAAGACTCTTCAGGGATTCTCAACATATCAGATGATGGCAACCTTGTTGTTTTGAATGGCAAAACTGAGATTCTCTGGTCATCAAATGTTACCAATACAGCTCCTAATGCAACAACTGCCCAGCTTTCGGACTTAGGAAACCTCGTTCTCAGTAATGGTGACGATGCAGGAAGCAGCTTATGGGAGAGTTTTCAACACCCTTGTAATGTATTCCTTCAAACAATGAAGATCGGCGTTGATATAAAAACGGGTCGTAAAGTGGAGCTGAAATCATGGAAAAGCATTGATGATCCATCTGATGGTAACTTTTCTCTTGGTTTTGAACATATCAACATCCCAGAGCTTGTCATTCGGAAGGATAACCAGCTCTATTTTCGGACCGGTGCATGGAATGGGAATATCTTTATTGGCATAGTATATATGTACACCGTTAATTTTGATGGGTTTGATGTTGTTGCAGATAATCCACAACAACCGTACTATATCACTTATGAATATTCTAATGACTTTAGGTTGATATACTATGAATTAGATTCTCAGGGAAAATTCATTGAACGGAGATGGGATGCGGATAAAGGGAACTGGATAAACAGGTATCCTAGTCATGAATCAGATTGTGATGTTTATGGAATCTGTGGGGCATTTGGCATATGCGATTCATCGAAACGACCCATTTGCAGTTGCTTAAAGGGGTTTAAGCCTAGGAATGCAGAGGAATGGAGTAGAGGTAATTGGAGTAGTGGGTGTTTTAGGAATACCCCTTTGCAGTGCCAAAGAGATAACAACAATGGCAGTGGAGCAGGCCAAGGTGATGATGAGTTTTTGGAGATGCAGATGATGAAAGTGCCGACCTTTCCGTACCGGTCATTAATAGTTAACGGTGACTGCAAAGATGAATGCATGAAGAATTGTTCGTGCGTGGCTTATGCGTATGATGATGGCATTGGTTGCATGTTGTGGAGTGGAGATTTGGTTGATGTCAAGAAACTCTCCAGTCTCGGAGTCGATCTTTACATTCGTCTGCCTTCTTCGGAGCTGG ATAAAGGGAAAAGTAGAAAGGTCATTGTTATTACAACAGCAATTGCGGGCATAGTAGTTATTACAATTTCTGCACTCTTCTTATGGTGTAGGATGGCTAAACATAAAg GCAggaataaaaaacaaaaagaggTCAAACACCAAATTTGTAGTGAAAATATAGGAGAAAATTCAATTGGAGTAAAAATCCAGCAGCTGCCCATATTCAATTTCGAAGAACTTGCCACCGCGACAAACAACTTCAATCACGCAGAAAAGCTAGGGCAGGGTGGTTTCGGTCCAGTTTACAAG GGAACATTAGATGATGGGAAGGAAATAGCAGTAAAAAGATTGTCGAAAGCTTCGGTGCAAGGGTTGGAAGAATTTATGAATGAAATGGCGGTGATCTCTAAGCTTCAACATCGAAATCTGGTTAGATTGTTTGGCTGTTGTGTTGAAGGAGAAGAGAAGATGCTTGTCTACGAATATATGCCCAACAAAAGTTTGGATGCTTTCCTCTTTG ATCCAGCTAAAAAAGATGTTTTGGGTTGGAGAAAACGATTCAACATTATTGAAGGGATTAGTCGAGGATTGCTTTATCTTCATAGAGATTCAAGGCTAAAGATTATACACAGAGATCTAAAAGCAAGTAACATTTTACTTGATGAAGAATTAAAcccaaaaatttcagattttgggATGGCTAGGATTTTCGGAGGCAATGAAAATCAAGCTAACACTAAAAGGGTTGTTGGAACTTA TGGTTATATGTCTCCTGAGTATGTAATGCGAGGACAATTTTCAGAGAAATCAGATGTATTCAGTTTTGGAGTTCTATTGCTAGAGGTTGTTAGCGGAAGAAGAAGCGCAAGCTTTTACAACGATCAGTATGGATTTAGCCTCTTGGGATAT GCATGGAAATTGTGGAGGGAAGGCGATATTTGTGGCATAGTAGATGAAGTGATTTTAGAGTCAGAAACATATTCAAAGaatgaaaacgaaaaagaaattTGGAGATGCATACATGTTGGTTTGCTATGTGTTCAAGAATTTGCCAAAGATAGGCCCACTATGCCTACAATTGTTTCAATGCTTAATAGTGAGATTTCAGATCTTAACACTCCAAAACAACCTGCTTTCACTGAAGCACCACTATTGAGTCATGATGATGAAGATAGGGCTTCATTTAATGATGTAACTCTTACAAACCTTGATGGCCGATAG